cacggtgccgtgtccccacagctggCCCAGAAGTACGACCCGCAGCACGAGCGGGAGCTCCGTGCCTGGATCGAGGCCACCACGGGCCGGAGGATCGGTGACAACTTCATGGACGGGCTCAAGGACGGCGTCATCCTCTGCGAGTACGGAGCCCCCCCCCGAGCCCTGGGGACATCGATCGGTCCCTGgtccctgacccccccaaaccccgctggAACTGGGATCTGAACCCCGAGCCTCACCTGGGCTGACCCCTGACCTCACCTGTGACCTCACCTGTGACCTCACCTGggctgacccctgacccctgacTCCACCTGTGACCTCACCTGGGCTGACCCCACCTTTGACCTCACCTGggctgacccctgaccccaccTGTGACCTCACCTGGGCTGACCTCTGACCCCTGACCTCTGCTGTGACCTCACCTGGACTGACCCCTGACCTCTGCTGTGACCCCACCTGTGACCCCACCTGTGACCCCTGTGCTGACCCCACCTGTGACCTCACCTGTGACCCCACCTGTGACCTCACCTGTGCTGACCCCACCTGTGACCCCACCTGTGACCCCTGTGCTGATCTCACCTGTGACCCCACCTGTGACCCCACCTGTGACCTCACCTGTGACCTCACCTGTGACCTCACCTGTGACCCCACCTGTGACCCCACCTGTGACCTCACCTGTGACCTCACCTGTGACCTCACCTGTGACCCCACCTGTGACCTCACCTGTGACCTCACCTGTGACCTCACCTGTGACCCCACCTGTGACCCCACCTGTGACCCCACCTGTGACCCCTGTGCTGACCCCACCTGTGACCTCACCTGTGACCCCACCTGTGACCCCTCCAGGCTCATCAATAAACTCCAGCCGGGCTCGGTGCCCAAGGTGAACGACCCCGTCCAGAACTGGCACAAGGTGAGAGGAAACCCCAAAcccggggattttggggagggtccGGGGGGgtcctgaccccaaatccacctgggatccctggggggctcctgaccccaaatccacctgggatccctggggggctcctgaccccaaatccacctgggatccctgggggggtcctgaccccaaatccacctgggaTTTTGGTCTGGGGGGgctcctgaccccaaatcctcctgggatccctggggggatcctgaccccaaatccacctgggatccctggggtggggtcctgaccccaaatccacctgggaTCCCCAGGAGGGTCCGGGGGGgtcctgaccccaaatcctcctgggaTTTtggtctgggggggtcctgaccccaaatcctcctgggaCTTTGGTCTGGGGGGgctcctgaccccaaatcctcctgggaTTTTGGTCTGGGGGGgctcctgaccccaaatcctcctgggaTTTTGGTCTGGGGGgctcctgaccccaaatccacctgggaTTTTGTTCTGGGGGGgctcctgaccccaaatcctcctgggatccctggggggctcctgaccccaaatcctcctgggatccctggggggctcctgaccccaaatcctcctgggaTTTTGGTCTGGGGGGgctcctgaccccaaatccacctgggaTCCCCGGGGGgctcctgaccccaaatccacctgggaTCCCcgggagggtctgggggggctcctgaccccaaatcctcctgggaTTTTGGTCTGGGGGGgctcctgaccccaaatcctcctgggaTTTTGGTCTGGGGGGgctcctgaccccaaatcctcctgggaTCCGCAGCTGGAGAACATCGGGAACTTCCTGAGGGCCATCACGCGCTACGGGGTGAAGCCCCACGACATCTTCGAGGCCAACGACCTCTTCGAGAACACCAACCACACCCAGGTGCAGTCCACCCTCATCGCCCTGGCCAGCCAGGTGAGCCCtcgggggggtcctggggggtcccggggggtcctgggggggtcccagggggtcctgggggggattgaggggtcccagggggtcctggggggtctgggaggCTCCGGAgggtcccagtgtccccctggAGGAGAACGGCCACGCGCTGCTCCCTCAGCTGGGGGGGGTCCAgaggggggaatttggggtctggggggggatttgggatttggggagggggtttttggggtctggggaggggatttgggggtctggggagggggtTCTGAGGTCtggggggatatttgggatctgggcagggggttttggggtttggggagggggttttgggatttggggagggggttttgaGGTCCgggggggatatttggggtttggggagggtaTTTGATATCTGGGGAGAGGGATCtcagatttggggagggggttttggggtcagggggggtatttggggtttggggagggggttttgggatttggggtctgtggaggagatttgggatttggggagggggttttggggtctggggaggggattttggagtctggggaggggatttggggaagtatttggggtctggggggtatttgggatttggggagggggttttggggtctgggggggatttggggagggtatttggggtctggggagggggttttggggtctggggaggggattttgggtctggggaggggatttggggtctggggggtatttggggtctggggaggCCTCgtgagccccctccccaacccCCCGGCCCCCACCAGGCCAAGACAAAGGGGAAcaaggtggggctgggggtgaaaTACGCGGAGAAGCAGCAGCGGCGCTTCCACCCCGAGAAGCTGCGCGAGGGCAGGAACATCATCgggctgcaggtgacacctggggacagcgggggagGGGACAGGCGGCCGGGGGGGCGCTGTTGGGGACAGCTGGTGACACCGTCACCGTCACTGTCCCCAGATGGGCACCAATAAGTTCGCCAGCCAGCAGGGAATGACGGCGTACGGGACACGGCGACACCTCTAcgaccccaaactgggaaccgATCAACCCCTGGACCAGGCCACCATCAGCCTCCAGATGGGCACCAACAAAGGGGCCAGCCAGgtggggacagacggacagacagacaggggacagacagacagccaggtggggacagacggacacggggacatggggacagacggacatggggacagacggacagacagacaggtggggacagacggacacggggacatggggacacacagacagccaggtggggacagacggacagacagacggacaggggacagccaggtggggacagacggacagacagacaggtggggacagatggacagacaggggacagacaggtggggacagacggacacggggacatggggacacacagacagccaggtggggacagacagacagacagacatgggacagacaggtggggacagacggacagacagacaggggacagacagccaggtggggacagacggacggacagACATGGGAcagccaggtggggacaggcagacagacagacaggagacagacagacaggggacagccaggtggggacagacggacagacagacaggtggggacagacggacagacagacggacagacaggtggggacagacagacagagggacagacagacagagggacagacaggtggggacaggggacagacagagggacagacaggtggggacagacacacagacagccaggtggggacagacggacagacaggtggggacacacggacaggggacagacagagaGGACACAGCCAGGTGGGGCTGCCCAGTGACCCCTCCTAGACCagtgcaggggacagaggggacccAGTGACCCCTCCTGGGGGTGAGTGGGGGTCTCCCCAccacccccaaccccccccgTGTGTCCCGGATCAGGCAGGGTGTCACCACACTGGTACAGGTGACAGAGGGGACCCAGTGACCCCTCCTCGGGGTGAGTGGGGGTCTCCCCACCACCACCAAGAACCCCaaacccctgtcccagagcagctggggtgTCACCAGACCGgtgcaggggacagaggggacacagaggctGCTCAATGACCCCTCCTGGGGGTGAGTGGGGGTCTCCTCaccaccccccaccccaatCCTGTCCCGGATCAGGCAGGGTGTCACCACACTGGTACAGGTGACAAAGGGGACCCAGTGACCCCTCCTGGGGGTGAGTGGGGGtctccccaccaccaccaccaaccCTGGAGCAGTTGGGGTGTCACCACACCagtgcaggggacagaggggacacagtgACCCCTCCTGGGGGTGAGTGGGGGTCTCCTCACCACCACCaagaaccccaaaccccccaccCAGAGCAGTTGGGGTGTCACCACAGGAGTGCAGGTGACAAAGGGGACACAGAGGCTGCTCAGTGACCCCTCCTGGGGGTGAGTGGGGGTCTCCCcaccacccccccaccccaatcccGTCCCGTCCCAGGCGGGGTGTCACCACAGGagtgcaggggacagaggggacacagaggctGCTCAGTGACCCCTGGGGGTGAGTGGGGATCtccccaccaccaccccccAACCCCTCGTGTCCCAGAGCAGTTGGGGTGTCACCAGACCAGTGCAGGGGACAAAGGGGACACAGAGGTTGCTCAGTGACCCCTCCCGAGGGTGAGTGGGGGTCTCCTCACCacccccaaccccaaaccccccaccCAGAGCAGACCAGTGCAGGTGACAAAGGGGACACAGTGACCCCTCCTGGGGGTGAGTGGGGGTCTCCTCACCACCCCCAACCCCCCGTGTGTCCTGGATCAGGCAGGGTGTCACCACAGGAGTGCAGGGGACAAAGGGGACACAGTGACCCCTCCTGGGGATGAGTGGGGGtctccccaccaccaccaccaaccCTGGAGCAGTTGGGGGGTCACCACACTGGTGCAGGGGACAAAGGGGACCCAGTGACCCCTCCTGGGGGTGAGTGGGGGTCTCCTCACCacccccaaccccaaaccccccaccCAGAGCAGACCagtgcaggggacagaggggacccAGTGACCCCTGGGGGTGAGTGGGGGTCTCCCCACCACCCCCCTCACCCCAATCCCGTCCCGTCCCAGGCGGGGATGACGGCTCCGGGCACCAAGCGTCAGATCTTCGAGCCGGCGCTGGGCATGGAGCACTGCGACACTTTGACCATCGGGCTGCAGATGGGCAGCAACAAGGGCGCGTCCCAGCAGGGCATGACCGTCTACGGCCTCCCCCGCCAGGTCTACGACCCCAAATACTGCGGGGGGCCCGAGCTGCTCGCCCCCGACGGCTACGACGGCCACCACGGCCTCTACAACTCCCAGTAGCCGCCGCTCGCCCCCGCGCCCCCGACACCGCTGCTCACCGGCTTCACCCAGCTCGCCCCGGCCGCCCCCGGGGATGGGAGAGACCCCGGGGCCGGTGCTGGTACCGGGAGAACCCCCGGTGCTGCCCCCGGGGACTGGAGAGCCCCCGGTGCTGCCCCCGGTACCAGGAGAGCCCCCGGTGCTGCCCCCGGGGACTGGAGAGCCCCCGGTGCTGCCCCCGGTACCAGGAGAGCCCCCGGTGCCGCCCCCGGTACCAGGAGAGCCCCCGGTGCTGCCCCCGGTACCGGGAGAGCCCCCGGTGCCGCCCCCGGGGACTGGAGAGCCGCCGGTGCTGCCCCCGGGGACGGGAGAGCCCCCGGGGCCACTGCCGGTACCGGGAGAACCCCCGGTGCCACTGCCGGTACCGGGGGGAGCTCCCAGGGAGGTACTGGGGGAGCCCCCGGTGCCGGTACCTGCGGGAGCTCCCGGGGAGGTACCGGGGGAGGAACCGGGGGCGTTCCCGGTACCGGGGGAGCTCCCGGGGAGGTACCGGGAGAGGAACCGGTGCCAGTACCGGGAGGAGCTCCTGGGGAGGTACCGGTACCTGCGGGAGTTCCTGGGGAGGTACCGGGAGAGCTCCTGGGGAGGTACCGGGAGAGCTCCCGGTGCCGGTACCTGCGGGAGTTCCTGGGGAGGTACCGGGAGAGCCCCCGGGGCGGTACCGGGGGAACccccgctgccgctgccggTACCGGGAGGAGCTCCTGGGGAGGTACCGGGAGAGGAACCGGTGCCGGTACCGGGAGAGCTCCCGGTGCTGCTGCCGGTACCGGGGGAGGAACCCGGGGGGTTCGGCCCCCGCCACGTGTGGAGCCACCGAGAGGCACAATAAAAACCACAGGCAAAGGAAatggtgctggggacactggggacactggggggacactggggacactggggacactggggacactgggggacactgggggacactggggacactggggacactggggacactgaggggacactggggacactggggacactggggggacactggggacattggggacattggggacactggggacattggggacattggggacactggggggacactggggacactggggacactggggacactgggggacactgggggacactggggacaatggggacattggggggacactgggggacacgggggacactggggacactgggggacactggggacactggggacactggggacactggggggacattggggacactggggacagtggggacactggggacactggggacactgagggggacactgggggacacactggggacattggggacactgggggacaatgaggggacactgggggacactgggggacactggggacactggggggacactggggacactggggggacactggggacactgggggacactgaggggacactggggacactggggggacactggggacactgggggacactggggacactggggggacactggggggacactggggacacactggggggacactgaggggacactggggacactggggacactgggggacactgggggacactggggacactggggggacactggggggacactggggacactgggggacactgggggacactggggacactggggggacactggggggacactggggacactgggggacactgggggacactgggagacaatgaggggacactggggacactggggacactgtgggacactgaggggacactggggacactgaggggacactggggggacactggggggacactggggggacactggggacactgaggggacactggggggacactgggggacactggggacactgggggacactgaggggacactggggacactggggacactggggacactggggggacactggggacactgggggacactggggacactgaggggacactgggggacactgggggacactgaggggacactggggacactgaggggacactgaggggacactgagggacaccaaagggacactgaggggacactggggacactggggggacactggggacactgggggacactggggacactgggggacactggggacactgaggggacactgaggggacactgagggacaccaaagggacactgaggggacactggggacactggggggacactggggacactgaggggacactggggacactgaggggacactgagaggacatcaggggacactgggggacattgaggggacactgaaGGACACCAAGGGGACACTGAAGGACACCAAAGGGACACCGAGGCACAGGTGACACCTCAGGGTGTTTATTCcagcccagctgtccccaaaaCGCGTcaccgctgtcccaatgtccccaaatccccctggggACGAGCAGATGTCACCCCCACACCGGTCCTGGGGTGTCACCgggtcctgggggtgtcaccGGGGGTGTCACTGGGGGTGTCACCGGGGGTGTCACCAatccctgggggtgtcaccgGGGGTGTCACCgggtcctgggggtgtcaccAGGGGTGTCACCAATCCCGGGGGGTGTCACCgggtcctgggggtgtcaccGGGGGTGTCACCGGTCCTGGGGTGTCACCAggtcctgggggtgtcaccGTGGGTGTCACTGGTCCTGGGGGGTGTCACCGGGGGTGTCACTAGCGGTGTCACCAGTCCTGGGGGGTGTCACCGatccctgggggtgacactgtgTCCAGGGGGTGTCACCAGGGGTGTCACCGatccctgggggtgacactgtgTCCAGGGGGTGTCACCAGGGGTGTCACCgatccctgggggtgtcaccaGTCCTGGGGGTGTCACCAATCCCGGGGGTGTCACCAGGGGTGTCACCAATCCCGGGGGGTGTCACCgggtcctgggggtgtcacTGGGGGTGTCACCgggtcctgggggtgtcacTGGGGGTGTCACCgggtcctgggggtgtcactgggtcctgggggtgtcaccAGGGGTGTCACCAGTCCTGGGGGTGTCACCAGGGGTGTCAACAatccctgggggtgtcaccaGGGGTGTCACCGGGGGTGTCACCgggtcctgggggtgtcaccGTGGGTGTCACCGGTCCCGGGGGGTGTCACCgggtcctgggggtgtcaccAGGGGTGTCACCAGTCCTGGGGGTGTCACCGGGGGTGTCACCGGGTCCCAGGGGGTGTCACCgggtcctgggggtgtcaccAGGGGTGTCACCgatccctgggggtgtcaccaGTCCTGGGGGTGTCACCAATCCCGGGGGTGTCACCAGGGGTGTCACCAATCCCGGGGGGTGTCACCgggtcctgggggtgtcaccAGGGGTGTCACTGGGTCCCAGGGGGTGTCACCGGGCGTGTCACCGATCCCGGGAGGTGTCACTGGGGGTGTCACCGGTCCCCAGGGGGTGTCACCGTGTCCAGGGGGTGTCACCAGGGGTGTCACCAATCCCAGGGGGTgacactgtcccctgtccctgggggtgtcaccaATCCCCGGGGGTGTCACTgggggtgtcccctgtccccgggGGTGTCACCAATCCCAGGGGGTGTCACCAATCCCGGGAGGTgacactgtcccctgtccccgggggtgtcccctgtccccgggGGTGTCACTGGTTTGCAGCCTCGCAGGCGTCGATCCAATCGCTGTAAACGTCCACGGGCTCCGACAGGTCTGGGGGGGCCGTTAAGGActcgggggggtcccggtggctccgggggggggtcccggtggctcaggggggggggtcccggtttgggggtcccagttcaagggggggggggtcccagtttggagGTTCCCGGTTTGGGGTTCCCGGTTCAGGGTTCCCGGTGgctcgggggggtcccggttTGGGGGTTCCCGGTTACGGGGGGGTCCCGGTTTGGGGGTTCCCGGTtcgggggggggggtcccggtttGGGGGTTCCCGGttcgggggggggtcccggtggtgCAGGGGGAGTCCCGGTTCAGGGATCCCGGTTcagggggggggtcccggtaAGGATACAGGTGATGGGGGTCTGGAACTCCTCCAGGCACACGGTGCACGAGATCACCCCGGTGTTCCGGGCACGGTCCCTGGCGGGGCAGGACGAGGCTGTgacccccccccgggacccGTCCCGGTACCCCCGGGATCCGTCCCGGTACCCCCGGGACCCgtcccgggacccccgggatccctcccgagccccccgggacccgtcccgggacccccgggatccCTCCCGACCCCCCCGGGATCCCTCCCAACCCCTCCGGGCTCCTCCGCCGCCCGTTTCCAGTGCCCCCCGGTGCTCCTCGGTGTCCCCGGtgccccccggtgccccccggtgctccccggtgtccccggtgtcccccggtgccccccgcTCACATCTTGACGTCGCACGACTTCTCGTGGTTGCAGAAGGGACACGTGAACTGAGTCTCCAGCGTCCCCGTCATCTTCTTCTTGGGGGGCGGCTTCCGCTTCGACTTGCGGCGGCCCATGGCGGCCGCACCGGAGCCGAGAACCGGGAACGGCCTCGGGAATGGGAACCAAACCGGGATTGGCCCCGGGAGCCGCCTCGGAGCGGCCCCGAGCCGCTGCGGGACGGGCTGGGGGCGGCTCGACCCCTCCGGGAccctccgggacccccccggtTCCTCCCGGTCCCTCCCGGTCCCTCACGCCGCTCCCGCCGCGTTCCCGGAAGTGCCGCCCCTCCGCCCTCAGCCAATCAGCAGCGGGAACAGCGCGCTCTGCTCCACGTGACTCGCAAGCGCCGCGCTCATTGGTTGATAAGCGCGGCGCCCCAGCCAATCACCAGCGGGAAGAGAGAGACTCGCGGTTGTCCCGCCCACTGGTGATGGACGCGCGGCTCAGCCAATCAGCGGCGGGAAAAGAGTGATACTCGCGGTTGTCCCGCCCACTGGTGATGGACGCGCGGCTCAGCCAATCAGCGGTGAGGAGGGCGTGCCCATCGCgcccaggccccgcccccccgcGGTTTTGGGGCGAATTGCGGCGATTTTGGGTCCGGCAATGGCGGCGGCGCCGCTCGAAGGCTTTATTGGGGTCACTCGTTAAGGGGACAGCCCAGGCGGGGCTCGCAGGTGCCCCCAGGTCAAGGGTcaatgtcccaaatgtccccccaggtCAGGGGTCacggggtgtccccaaggggaggggtcccagtgtcccccagtgtccccaggggaggGGTCCgggtgtcccccagtgtccccaatgtccccaaggggaggggtcccagtgtcccccagtgtccccaggggaggggtcccgctgtccccaatgtccccaatgtccccaggggaggggtcccggtgtcgccaatgtccccaaggggaggggtcccagtgtcccccagtgtcccccagtgtccccaggggaggGGTCCgggtgtcccccagtgtcccccagtgtccccaaggggaggtgtcccagtgtcccccaatgtccccaggggaggggtcccggtgtccccagtgtccccaggggaggggtcccagtgtcccccagtgtcccccaatgtccccaaggggAGGggtcccgctgtccccgctgtccccaggggaggggtcccgttgtccccagtgtccccaatgtccccaggggaggggtcccgctgtccccgctgtccccggtgtccccaggggagggATCctggtgtccccggtgtccccaggggaggggtcccactgtccccaatgtccccgctgtccccaatgtccccaggggaggggtcccgatgtccccactgtccccggtgtccccaggggaggagtcccgctgtccccaatgtccccaatgtccccaggggagGAGTcccgctgtccccaatgtccccaatgtccccaggggagGAGTcccgctgtccccaatgtccccaggggaggggtcccggtgtccccgctgtccccaggggaggggtcccagtgtccccaatgtccccaagggaggggtcccagtgtccccgctgtccccaggggaggggtcccggtgtccccactgtccccaggggaggggtcccgctgtccccggtgtccccaggggaggggtctcggtgtccccaatgtccccgctgtccccaggggaggGGTCCCGCGCCCCCCGGGGCTCAGAGCTGGCGGGGGGGCAGCGCCACGCGGTGCAGGACGCGGCCGGTGGCCTCCAGGAAGGTGACGGTGACAGCGCCGGGCTCCAGGCGCAGGTGGGCGAAGCCCCCGGGGCTGGCGGGGCTCCCGAAGAAGAAGCGGAGGGAACCGGGGGGGACGGAGCCCAGGTGGGGCCGCGAATCCTCCATGAAATTCCCGGCGCCGCTCAGGATGTAGCCCACGCCCCCCTCCTCCAGGTACTGCGGGACAGaatggggggatttggggagggggacacagctggggggggacacacctgggggggggacacacctgggggggggacacacctggggagggggacacacctggatttggggaggggacacagctggggagggacacacctggggagggacacagctgggggcACCCCCGGATTGACGGGAGGagggggacacacctgggggggggacacacctggatttggggagggggacacagctggggggggacacacctggatttggggagggggacacacGTGGGGGGGGGACACACGTGGGGGGGGGACACACCTAGgggggggacacacctgggg
Above is a window of Poecile atricapillus isolate bPoeAtr1 chromosome 39, bPoeAtr1.hap1, whole genome shotgun sequence DNA encoding:
- the ELOF1 gene encoding transcription elongation factor 1 homolog — its product is MGRRKSKRKPPPKKKMTGTLETQFTCPFCNHEKSCDVKMDRARNTGVISCTVCLEEFQTPITYLSEPVDVYSDWIDACEAANQ
- the CNN1 gene encoding calponin-1, with the protein product MSNAHFNRGPAYGLSAEVKNKLAQKYDPQHERELRAWIEATTGRRIGDNFMDGLKDGVILCELINKLQPGSVPKVNDPVQNWHKLENIGNFLRAITRYGVKPHDIFEANDLFENTNHTQVQSTLIALASQAKTKGNKVGLGVKYAEKQQRRFHPEKLREGRNIIGLQMGTNKFASQQGMTAYGTRRHLYDPKLGTDQPLDQATISLQMGTNKGASQAGMTAPGTKRQIFEPALGMEHCDTLTIGLQMGSNKGASQQGMTVYGLPRQVYDPKYCGGPELLAPDGYDGHHGLYNSQ